In the genome of Vicia villosa cultivar HV-30 ecotype Madison, WI linkage group LG7, Vvil1.0, whole genome shotgun sequence, one region contains:
- the LOC131618272 gene encoding uncharacterized protein LOC131618272: MDILINPNCSSDDDANKNANLGLLLPQDLMFHIFTFVPLNSLLNSIRYVCKSWAAIIATSRFVQACQRNDMRSKPGLYVENRKSRSRSYFSEFKDNANGKFERIDLGTPKKMGHLIGTCHGILLLLNAAKQVFVVNPILKCWLKIPRFPISRSDLVFPCQCTITCVPRTAKFKLFHGVVLEVSGGSWYVFYVLRIGIDSSWKEIARKEAILVLHRLYFSSRPLYNGGNDLYWITNKEVIVMDVDKEIIVREYPLSHIIMHPSDLFFMMYSSVPFEMFLHMGDRLSRIVTINLHRTYQIYILDFDSGKWSLYQEMGPFDYMIACDHNLNPRSVSFRLWINDQIIFQVGLRKNQTGSMSSHKSIHFGYNVKTKQLTKIEDIEVCQLLHS, from the coding sequence ATGGATATACTTATAAACCCCAACTGTAGTTCAGATGATGATGCCAACAAGAATGCAAACCTTGGGTTGCTTCTCCCTCAAGACTTAATGTTTCATATTTTTACTTTCGTTCCTCTTAACTCTCTGCTTAACTCTATAAGGTATGTTTGCAAATCTTGGGCTGCTATTATTGCCACCTCCCGTTTTGTTCAAGCGTGCCAACGCAATGATATGCGTTCTAAACCTGGTCTTTACGTTGAAAATCGCAAGTCAAGAAGTAGATCTTATTTCTCGGAATTTAAAGATAATGCGAATGGCAAATTTGAAAGGATTGATTTGGGAACACCGAAAAAAATGGGACATTTAATCGGTACTTGTCATGGCATATTGCTTCTTTTGAATGCAGCTAAGCAAGTTTTTGTTGTGAACCCCATCCTTAAGTGCTGGCTTAAAATTCCTCGTTTTCCCATTTCTCGGTCTGATCTAGTATTTCCGTGTCAATGTACTATAACATGTGTTCCTCGTACTGCCAAATTCAAGCTTTTCCATGGAGTTGTCCTTGAGGTTTCGGGTGGTTCTTGGTATGTTTTCTATGTGCTAAGAATTGGTATTGATAGCTCATGGAAAGAGATAGCTAGAAAAGAAGCAATCCTAGTATTACATCGGTTGTATTTTTCATCGAGACCACTTTATAATGGAGGCAATGATCTTTATTGGATAACAAATAAGGAAGTGATTGTAATGGATGTTGACAAAGAAATTATTGTACGAGAATATCCACTTTCTCATATAATCATGCACCCGTCTGACCTATTTTTTATGATGTATTCTAGTGTCCCGTTTGAGATGTTTTTACATATGGGCGATCGTCTTTCTCGCATTGTGACTATAAATTTGCATAGAACATATCAAATCTATATATTGGATTTTGATTCTGGAAAATGGTCTCTTTATCAAGAGATGGGGCCTTTTGATTATATGATTGCTTGTGATCATAATCTTAATCCTAGAAGTGTGTCATTTCGTTTGTGGATCAACGATCAAATTATCTTTCAAGTAGGTCTACGTAAAAATCAAACAGGAAGTATGTCTTCACACAAAAGCATTCATTTTGGTTACAATGTGAAGACcaaacaattgacaaagattGAAGACATCGAGGTGTGCCAACTACTGCATAGCTAG